The Candidatus Poribacteria bacterium genome includes a region encoding these proteins:
- a CDS encoding C-terminal helicase domain-containing protein — MQYLMDALLERGLTQIAAATGSSADPTGLAWQFSPVSNDKRRSIKPQDELRILISTDVLSEGQNLQDCSIVVNYDLPWAIIRLVQRAGRVDRIGQTAEEILCYSFLPAEGVERIIDLRGRVRARLQQNREVIGTDEAFFEDDGDEGNETIVNLYNEQAGLLDDEQDNDVDLASHAYQIWKNAITQDPSLEKVIPELPSVVYSTRPHTPTDTTPEGALVYIRTGQENDALAWMDRDGQSVTESQFAILQAAACQPDTEGLLPLEGHHRLVEEAARLIVSEERSVGGQLGRPSGARFRTYERLKDYASEVEGSLFVDMQELERVIQAIYRHPLRQTATDSLNRQLRSGISNVDLAALVIGLWEDERLCIIEEERQTREPQIVCSLGLRRRDL, encoded by the coding sequence GTGCAGTATCTGATGGACGCGCTCTTAGAGCGCGGACTCACGCAAATCGCAGCAGCAACCGGCAGCTCGGCAGATCCGACGGGGTTGGCGTGGCAATTCAGTCCTGTGAGCAACGATAAACGGCGTAGCATTAAGCCCCAAGACGAGTTGCGGATACTCATCAGCACGGATGTTCTCAGTGAGGGGCAGAATCTACAAGACTGTTCAATCGTCGTCAACTACGACCTACCGTGGGCAATCATACGCCTTGTGCAGCGCGCGGGTAGGGTTGACCGAATTGGGCAAACCGCTGAAGAAATTTTATGCTATTCGTTTCTACCCGCCGAAGGTGTAGAACGCATTATTGATTTACGTGGGCGTGTCCGCGCACGCCTCCAGCAGAACAGAGAGGTCATTGGCACGGACGAAGCCTTCTTTGAAGATGACGGTGATGAAGGTAATGAGACAATCGTTAACCTCTATAACGAACAGGCAGGCTTGCTCGATGATGAGCAAGATAACGATGTCGATCTCGCCTCTCATGCGTATCAGATTTGGAAAAATGCGATTACACAAGACCCAAGCTTAGAAAAGGTTATCCCTGAATTGCCGTCTGTCGTTTATTCGACCCGACCGCATACGCCAACAGATACCACACCTGAAGGCGCGCTGGTCTATATCCGTACAGGACAAGAAAACGACGCGCTTGCATGGATGGACCGGGATGGGCAGAGCGTCACGGAATCCCAATTTGCGATTCTTCAAGCCGCAGCTTGCCAACCGGATACTGAAGGACTCCTCCCCCTTGAAGGGCATCACCGTCTCGTAGAAGAAGCCGCGAGGCTAATCGTCTCTGAGGAGCGGTCGGTTGGTGGGCAACTTGGACGACCATCGGGTGCGCGCTTCCGTACTTATGAACGTTTGAAAGATTACGCCTCTGAGGTGGAAGGCTCGTTGTTTGTGGATATGCAGGAACTTGAAAGAGTCATTCAAGCGATCTACCGGCATCCACTCCGTCAAACTGCAACCGACTCCCTCAACCGTCAACTTCGCAGTGGTATTTCTAATGTAGATCTTGCTGCATTGGTCATTGGTTTGTGGGAAGATGAGCGACTCTGTATTATTGAGGAAGAACGCCAAACACGAGAACCACAAATCGTCTGTTCATTGGGGCTTCGTAGGAGGGATTTGTAA
- a CDS encoding ThuA domain-containing protein, with protein sequence MSKILVLSGENHRFNASAEVIHDFLSKDADITATLTEDKGVLASPDLNTYDACVFGTGFTRTERREDGSVERVSDLAPAEEKGLFQFVSEGKGLIGIHGTAWWIGGQAMDLIGGASNWHPPGSTFTVHIEDNAHPTTQGVEDFDVEDEIYISAHDPHVHVLASAEWFGKAHPMAWVKPYGSGRVFYTTLGHGPGTFEREGMQKFLTQGVKWAAAS encoded by the coding sequence ATGTCGAAAATTCTCGTGCTATCAGGCGAAAATCACCGCTTTAATGCAAGTGCCGAGGTCATTCACGATTTTCTTTCCAAAGATGCCGATATTACAGCAACGCTCACCGAAGACAAAGGGGTTTTAGCATCACCTGACTTGAACACCTACGATGCCTGTGTCTTTGGTACAGGCTTCACGCGTACGGAACGCCGAGAAGACGGATCTGTCGAGCGTGTTTCCGATTTAGCCCCCGCTGAAGAAAAAGGGTTGTTCCAATTTGTCAGTGAAGGTAAAGGGTTGATCGGAATCCACGGGACCGCATGGTGGATCGGCGGGCAGGCAATGGACCTCATCGGTGGAGCCTCTAATTGGCATCCGCCCGGCTCAACCTTTACCGTCCATATCGAGGATAACGCGCACCCGACGACACAAGGCGTTGAAGATTTCGATGTAGAAGATGAAATCTATATCTCCGCACACGACCCGCACGTCCATGTCTTGGCATCCGCGGAATGGTTCGGCAAGGCACACCCCATGGCGTGGGTAAAGCCTTACGGCTCTGGACGCGTCTTTTACACCACTTTGGGACACGGACCCGGAACATTTGAGCGCGAAGGTATGCAGAAATTCCTTACCCAAGGCGTAAAATGGGCAGCGGCATCATAG
- a CDS encoding mandelate racemase/muconate lactonizing enzyme family protein, which translates to MSTPKIKTIETEVVEVNHRGNWLFVKLHADDGTVGVGEASHGRDDGQVQHVIDTLKPALIGWNPFQLEAFRQRFYRDTESHTYHTALSGIEQAMCDLVGKALNVPSYQLLGGKCRGKIRLYANINRATVDRSPSGFASNAERAVAEGFTAIKCAPFDDVSTANISSGSLTPAICTGIDRIRTIRAAIGSDIDLMVDCHSRFNPGILIQVAKELEDLHLFWIEDAVPLDNLDAFAHISRSISIPIATGERLRTPEAFDRLLRHAEVDYILPDVKHVGGISGLKKIATLAAARNVMVTPHNPSGPVATAASVQCMASVPNFAILEYAWGEVAWRADLVSPPEKIVNGFIEVPDRPGLGITL; encoded by the coding sequence ATGTCTACACCCAAAATCAAAACCATAGAAACCGAAGTCGTTGAGGTAAATCATCGCGGCAATTGGCTCTTCGTCAAACTCCACGCCGACGACGGCACAGTCGGGGTCGGTGAGGCTTCCCACGGTAGAGATGACGGTCAGGTTCAACACGTCATTGACACCCTCAAACCCGCACTGATTGGGTGGAATCCCTTCCAATTGGAGGCATTCCGTCAGCGTTTTTATCGTGATACCGAAAGCCACACCTATCACACGGCACTCAGTGGGATTGAGCAAGCAATGTGCGATCTGGTAGGCAAAGCGTTGAATGTGCCGAGTTATCAACTTTTAGGGGGCAAATGTCGAGGAAAGATCCGTCTCTATGCCAACATTAACCGCGCCACAGTCGATCGGAGCCCATCCGGGTTCGCCAGCAACGCCGAGCGTGCCGTTGCCGAAGGATTTACGGCTATAAAATGCGCCCCCTTTGACGACGTTTCAACGGCAAATATATCAAGCGGGAGTCTCACGCCTGCCATCTGTACCGGTATTGATCGGATTCGCACAATCCGCGCCGCAATCGGTAGTGACATCGATTTGATGGTAGACTGCCACAGCCGCTTTAACCCGGGTATCCTCATACAGGTCGCAAAAGAACTGGAGGACTTGCACCTCTTCTGGATTGAAGACGCAGTCCCGTTGGACAATCTTGATGCTTTCGCGCATATCAGCCGTTCTATCAGCATCCCGATTGCAACCGGTGAACGCTTACGAACCCCTGAAGCTTTCGATAGATTGCTCAGACACGCAGAAGTAGATTATATCCTACCGGATGTCAAACACGTCGGCGGAATTTCGGGGTTGAAAAAAATCGCCACACTTGCTGCTGCGCGCAACGTTATGGTAACGCCTCACAATCCGAGTGGTCCTGTTGCAACGGCTGCGAGTGTGCAATGCATGGCAAGTGTCCCGAATTTCGCTATCCTCGAATACGCTTGGGGAGAGGTAGCGTGGCGCGCGGATCTCGTTTCACCGCCAGAGAAGATAGTCAATGGATTCATTGAAGTCCCTGACCGACCAGGATTAGGCATTACACTTTAG